In Fusobacteriaceae bacterium, the genomic window TGAGTATAAACTTTACACTGGACATCAATTTCCAGCTCTACGAGACCGCTGCCGAAAACGCTGTAGATGTCGAAGCTCAACTACTGTCGGCGCTTACGGACTATACAAACGGATTCAAGATGGGCACGGAACTGCTGCTGCAAGACATCGAATATATTTGTAAAAGCAATAAAAACATTCGAAAGATTACGTTCAACGATCCAACACTTGACATTATTCCGGCCGAAACCACAATCTTGATCTGCACAGCGATTTCGCTACACCCGGAAGAGTGATGCCATGTCGATCATGAAAACCATTTTTTCAGACGGGATCTTGAAGCAGCTCGCGCCCGACCTCATACGCGACAGCGCCATACTGGCAGTCATTGAAGAAGCGATCAAAACGCACCTGATTGAAAACATTAGATTCCTTGTTTTTCTGGACCGCGTCGACGAATTTACAGATAAGGAATGCGACCTCGCGGCCAAAGAGCTGCACATTGACTGGTACGACGGCACCATGACGCTGGCAGAAAAGCGGAAAAGCTGCAAAGAGTCATTTATATTACATGCAACATTCGGAACTCCAGGAGCCGTACAGGATCTCCTGGATATTTTTTTCTCCGACGCGCAGATATTGGAATGGTGGGAATACAGCGGCGATCCGGGGCATTTCAAATTTATGGTAAACGGTACCGCGCCGGAATATATATCACGGATCATCAACCGGATCGAGCATGTCAAGAAAAAAAGCCAGATCCTTGATTCCATGACGTTCCGGACGGTGATATCAAAAAAGATCGGCCTCAAGACCGGTTGTAAAAAGACGGAGGCGCAATCTATCACAGAAAGTCGCGCAGGAATCTGGCTGGAACCGCTGGGCGTACCGATAAATAAAGGATTGAGCGTCAACCAAACACAGAGCGCAGGAGGTGATTAAATGGCAGTATTTCAAGGTTACACCATCACAAATGCCGGTCGGCTCCTTATCGCTTCAGTGGGGATCGGCTCAGACATCTTATTTTTTACGCAAGGGGAACTGGGTGCTGGGCGCTACAGCGGGAATCCAAGAGAAATCACGGAACTCGTAGACAAGAGAATGGATCTCGCGTGTATCGACAAAATCGTCGATATCAGCTATGACTCAAACGAACAGCCGGTATATAAGCTCATCATCAAGCTACAACTTACAAATGCCAACCTAACCACATCATTCCACGCAAACGAGCTTGCCATCAAGGCCAGATTAGGGAGCGGTCCGGAAATTCTGTTTGCGTATGGAATGGTAGAAGCGGGCGACTATGACACTATTCCATCGAATACGCTGTCTCCGACGTATATCGTCGCTTACGACTTCGTCATGGAGTTCGAAAACAACGATCAGGCTGATATCGTCATCGGACATTCCGAGGTTGTCACGCTGGAAACCGGAGACAGGCGATATACAAAGACAGGGCTGCAATATATCGGAGAACTGGGCGACGGGCGGCAAATGCTCATTTCCGGCGGTGTGTACAAAGGCGCAAACGAAACATATTACAAGAATATCGGCGACAATCGCGAATGGGCGGCGGGCAATACGACCCCGGACTACCAGCTGAAGCCGGTCACGTGGGAAAGGCATGAGCAGGACATACAAAACATCATGGCCTTTCTGGGCCTGCTTAACTTGACGTCAGCCATCGGGGCTGATTATCTTGATGATTTCTATCTCGGATAGACGGAGGAAAAGTGAAAGGAATCAGTAAAATCAAAACAAAAACAGACCTCACCAATATGCACAACATGGCTATAAATGGCCATATCAACCGAAACGAATGGAAAAAAGAACTGGAAACGCTGGGGGCTGAAAAAATTATATATCTCCCTGTGCTTGAAAATGACGGCACACACATCAAAGTAACCAAAAACGACAATATCACGGCCGTCGGAAAAGAGCTTGTCACAGAACAAGATGAAAACGGGCAATCTGTGGAATATTTCAGGATACCGGCCGCCGGGTTTACTGAAATTTATTATCCGGTATCATACGGATTTCCGAATCTTGAAAAGATCGGCGTCTCTAAAGCTGAAATCGACGCTATGATCGCGGAGGTGAGCGCCTAATGTCTTTAGCCCGTACATTTATTGACGACGCGTCCAAAATCAACCCCCTCGCAAAACTGACGGTCGAAAAACTTTCCTACATTTCCAGCTTGACGGCTCCTCAAAAAGATTATTTGCAAGCAAACGGCGACGCCGCTCTTGTACTTCTGCAAGGGACAATGATCGGGGTCGGACAGTCCATATTCCGGACCGAGGACGATGTTGTCGTCAATGCCTCAAATCTTGACTCCGGTGCCTTCCAAAACGGTAAAGATTATTATGTCTATGCCTGCGAACCGGCAGCCGGAAACGTGGCCGATATTGTGATATCCCTGAATGCGACTTACCCAATCGGGAAAAGTCCCGACAACTCCCGAAAAATTGGAGGATTCCACTATGGATCGTGTCGCCGGGTTTCGGACACGCTGACCCCGATCAATACGTCGGAAATTGAAAGAGGCACCGGATGGGAAGATAATATCTACTTCGGAATAAAGCCCTTTTCCGTGTGGACGCTGCTTCATCGCCCTGTGTGCGAACCTGAGGGCATGGCCTATGTCAAGGCCCTCGGCCTGTGGGTTGATATTTATATCACTTCGACGAATTTCCTGTCCGAATACGGTGTGGTGCCGATTACTGGGACGGAGGGGCTTTCTTACTATGACTACATGGAAAAATTATCAAGAATCACCGGCAAAAGGCCGCTGTCGATGTCTGAATTCTGGCATGCGGCGGATGGGTCGCCAAACGGCCAGGATGGGAATAATAACTATGCCTGGTCGGCCACAACCAACACTGCAAGAAATCCTTGTGGGCTTATTGATAAAGCAGTTTCCATCTATGGTTTAATGGACTGCTCCGGGAACGTCTGGGAAATTTCCGGCAACGATTTTTCATGGACGACTCAGAACTGGGGATCCACTGTGTCGCCGACGGTCGGGCCGTGGCAGTTTAGAAACGCGACCGAAGTGGTAAAAGGCGCAATTCATGCTGTAATAGATAATGACCTGAGAATGGCTTTAAATGGCGGCGCTTGGAATGACGGGGCCTCGTGTGGCTCGCGCTGCGCCGCTCTGGCTAATATGCCGTGGAGTGTCAACGCTCATGTGGGCTTCCGTGGTGCGGCCGTGAGTCTTTAGATTGTTTCTCTGGTCTCTGGTTTCGGCCGTAGCGTAAGCGGAGGCCGTCAAAAAATCAAAAAAATTGACTTTTTGTCAAAAAAATGGTAATCTGATAGAAAGTCAAAAAATGGAAGGCTACGGATGGAAGAAAATCTCAAGGTTATTCAGAAGTTGGACGATTTTGAACTTAGAATATACGATGATCTGCGGAAATTTCCAAAATCTGAGAAATTTACAATGACCGCAGAAATCAAAAACACGATTTTCGAAATCCGGAAAAAGTTGGTCAAAGCCGCAAAATCCGAAAAGAAAAAAGGGGCGCTGAATGAAGCCGATATCGAACTACAGCACCTGAAACACCTGATCCAACTATCTTTTGAACTAAAATATATCTCTCCACGTGTCTATGAAATTATTAGCAAGCAGAGGGTCGAAATTGGCGCTATGCTCGGCGCGTGGCTGCGAAATGAGAATGCAAAGCAATAACATATACTTTGCAGGAGGGGAATGGTCTACTGCGGCAATTGGAATAACGGGGCCTCGTGTGGCTCGCGCTGCGCCAATCTGAATAATATGCCGTGGAATGTCAACAATAATGTGGGCTTCCGTGGTGCGGCCGTGACTTGTCAACCCATAATCAAATGACTCGCCTGTCTACGGATCGGCGGGCAAAGATGGGAAGATATAATCAGGATCATTTCCCGGCCAACCCGGCAAATACTAAAAGAGGGGCGAGTCCTTAGTATCGTAAGAGAAAGGGACTCGTTTCTATAAGGCGCGCGATGAAAAGGACCGGAAATCTATACGAAAAAATCACAGAATATGCAAACTTGTATCAATCATACCTACAAGCGCGAAAATGCAAGCGGTTCCGGGATGATGTGCTGAAATATACTTTTGCCCTTGACGAAAATCTTTTCGCCTTGCAAGATGCGCTCCAGACCGGCCAATATACGCATGGCGATT contains:
- a CDS encoding phage tail protein → MKQLAPDLIRDSAILAVIEEAIKTHLIENIRFLVFLDRVDEFTDKECDLAAKELHIDWYDGTMTLAEKRKSCKESFILHATFGTPGAVQDLLDIFFSDAQILEWWEYSGDPGHFKFMVNGTAPEYISRIINRIEHVKKKSQILDSMTFRTVISKKIGLKTGCKKTEAQSITESRAGIWLEPLGVPINKGLSVNQTQSAGGD
- a CDS encoding SUMF1/EgtB/PvdO family nonheme iron enzyme; translation: MSLARTFIDDASKINPLAKLTVEKLSYISSLTAPQKDYLQANGDAALVLLQGTMIGVGQSIFRTEDDVVVNASNLDSGAFQNGKDYYVYACEPAAGNVADIVISLNATYPIGKSPDNSRKIGGFHYGSCRRVSDTLTPINTSEIERGTGWEDNIYFGIKPFSVWTLLHRPVCEPEGMAYVKALGLWVDIYITSTNFLSEYGVVPITGTEGLSYYDYMEKLSRITGKRPLSMSEFWHAADGSPNGQDGNNNYAWSATTNTARNPCGLIDKAVSIYGLMDCSGNVWEISGNDFSWTTQNWGSTVSPTVGPWQFRNATEVVKGAIHAVIDNDLRMALNGGAWNDGASCGSRCAALANMPWSVNAHVGFRGAAVSL
- the avd gene encoding diversity-generating retroelement protein Avd, whose amino-acid sequence is MEENLKVIQKLDDFELRIYDDLRKFPKSEKFTMTAEIKNTIFEIRKKLVKAAKSEKKKGALNEADIELQHLKHLIQLSFELKYISPRVYEIISKQRVEIGAMLGAWLRNENAKQ